A portion of the Coriobacteriia bacterium genome contains these proteins:
- a CDS encoding molecular chaperone HtpG yields MHEFKTESKKILDIVINSIYSTKEVFLRELISNASDSIDKVMIMRSQAASHADGESQLVEDGWEPAIELAFDADAGTITVSDNGIGMSDVALERELGTIAHSSSQEAKLAEMTDGEGDADIIGQFGVGFYSSFMVADHVSVISRAQGSDEAFVWESDGIEGFTIDRAERDHAGTDVILHLRPNDAANDYTKFLSYPALEELVKRHSNYIRYPIYLETSGVRQVVPEDGAIDVEPEFEEYVERRVLNSMVPIWAKPRSEVSDEEYAAFYQEEFGDPNPPLRIITMHARGLHNCDVLLFVPSEPSGDFYSRDYKKGLKLYSSGVLIDELYADLVPEYFGFVRGVVDSPDISISLSREGIQEDPFLQDIAAQIDKRLCHEFAVMRDEERETYVDFFSGFGRTFKFAIYATLGALNEKLEDLLLFFTAQSDEPMTLREYRDAMPSDQPCILFASGDEARKLESTTSVKAVTERGWDVILCSEGIDEFSLMTLREYDGLPIKNVSADDLVLDDAESLMRKRAIDEENSAFFAYVRDFLPADVVEVRSTLHLDKEPACITSVGQVSLGLERYFASMQERSTALPQIRHALELNPEHGIFDVMRKAFEAHDNELVERYAFILYGQSMLAEGLDIPDFTRYSNAVYALMQE; encoded by the coding sequence ATGCACGAGTTTAAGACCGAGAGCAAGAAGATTCTGGATATTGTCATCAACTCCATCTACTCGACCAAGGAAGTCTTCCTGCGCGAGTTGATATCGAACGCCTCGGATTCGATCGACAAGGTCATGATCATGCGGTCCCAGGCTGCCAGTCATGCGGATGGCGAATCCCAGCTCGTCGAGGATGGTTGGGAGCCCGCCATCGAGCTCGCCTTCGATGCCGATGCCGGCACCATCACCGTAAGCGATAACGGCATCGGCATGAGCGACGTCGCCCTCGAGCGCGAACTGGGAACGATTGCCCATTCATCGAGCCAGGAGGCCAAGCTCGCCGAGATGACCGATGGCGAAGGCGACGCGGACATCATCGGACAGTTTGGCGTGGGTTTCTATTCCAGCTTCATGGTGGCCGATCACGTGAGCGTCATCTCGCGCGCGCAGGGGTCGGACGAGGCGTTTGTCTGGGAAAGTGACGGCATCGAGGGCTTTACCATCGACCGTGCCGAAAGGGACCATGCGGGCACGGACGTCATCTTGCACCTGCGTCCCAATGATGCCGCTAACGATTACACCAAGTTCCTGTCGTATCCCGCGCTCGAGGAGCTCGTGAAGCGTCATAGCAACTATATCCGCTACCCGATCTACCTCGAGACGAGTGGTGTGCGTCAGGTCGTTCCCGAGGACGGGGCCATTGACGTTGAGCCCGAGTTCGAGGAATACGTCGAGCGTCGCGTCCTCAATTCCATGGTCCCCATCTGGGCAAAGCCCCGCAGTGAGGTAAGCGACGAGGAATATGCGGCGTTCTACCAGGAAGAGTTTGGCGATCCCAATCCGCCGTTACGCATCATTACGATGCATGCGCGCGGCCTGCACAATTGCGACGTGCTCCTATTCGTACCATCCGAGCCCTCGGGCGACTTCTATAGCAGGGACTACAAGAAGGGCCTCAAGCTCTACAGTTCGGGTGTCCTGATTGACGAGCTCTACGCCGATTTGGTCCCTGAGTACTTTGGCTTTGTCCGTGGCGTTGTCGATAGTCCCGACATAAGCATCAGCCTGTCACGCGAAGGCATCCAGGAAGACCCGTTCTTGCAGGATATTGCCGCGCAAATCGACAAACGCCTCTGCCACGAGTTCGCCGTCATGCGCGATGAGGAGCGCGAGACCTATGTCGATTTCTTCTCGGGCTTCGGACGTACTTTCAAATTCGCCATCTACGCGACCTTGGGGGCGCTCAACGAGAAGCTCGAGGACCTGCTGCTTTTCTTTACCGCCCAATCGGATGAGCCCATGACCCTGCGCGAATACCGTGACGCCATGCCAAGTGACCAGCCGTGCATCTTGTTTGCATCCGGCGACGAGGCGCGCAAACTCGAATCCACGACATCCGTGAAGGCCGTGACCGAAAGGGGATGGGATGTCATCCTGTGCTCCGAGGGCATCGACGAGTTCAGCCTGATGACCCTGCGCGAATATGACGGGCTTCCCATCAAGAACGTCTCGGCAGACGACCTCGTCCTCGATGACGCCGAAAGCCTCATGCGCAAACGCGCGATCGACGAGGAAAACTCCGCATTTTTCGCGTATGTGCGCGATTTTCTGCCGGCCGATGTCGTGGAGGTGCGCTCCACGCTGCATCTTGACAAGGAGCCGGCATGCATCACGTCCGTCGGCCAGGTGAGTCTGGGTCTCGAGAGGTACTTTGCGTCCATGCAGGAGCGGTCGACGGCGCTGCCCCAGATACGCCATGCCCTCGAGCTCAATCCCGAGCATGGCATTTTCGATGTCATGCGCAAGGCGTTCGAGGCACATGACAACGAGCTCGTCGAGCGCTATGCCTTCATCCTCTATGGACAGTCGATGCTCGCCGAAGGCCTCGACATTCCCGATTTCACACGATATTCGAACGCCGTATACGCGTTGATGCAGGAGTAG
- the rimI gene encoding ribosomal-protein-alanine N-acetyltransferase, translating to MSWSKEHIDAVARLGADADYRAFERIGLDGMNAARVLDVGCFDGFNTVLKFAPYMGLSSIVGIDPFQDAIDDAKDATADTRFSWECTSLQDYVSDDSFDVVYFSHVLQHLDDKKAAIQKAYALLKPGGSIVIKTVDDSAKLSHPDDADVMRRLFRLYEAHVLPRVAHTAHTDRNFGAKCPALLRDAGFVHIALDIVHANTVGMSVDQRRGLFERMTYFRRAKPQGLEQDISQEMDELLVQWESMFEDEGYLFDTPTFVITARKPDGGHDDDVLKSEQAIGTLPIELGGGISAQPMHESHLGQVMAIETASFPDPWSPLAYVSELRYNHDARYEVIVDRAGAVLGYVGVWVRGDESYICQIAVAQAARRQGLGRLLVIRAAQMSRVRGAHVLRLTVRESNADAIAFYRALGFRSIGTLESYYANPLENGLEMAMEL from the coding sequence GTGTCTTGGAGCAAGGAACATATTGATGCCGTCGCGCGCCTAGGCGCCGATGCCGACTACCGGGCATTCGAGCGCATCGGGCTTGATGGCATGAATGCCGCTCGCGTGCTCGACGTCGGCTGTTTCGACGGTTTCAATACGGTGCTCAAGTTTGCTCCATACATGGGCTTGTCGAGTATCGTCGGTATCGATCCGTTTCAAGATGCGATAGACGATGCGAAAGATGCCACGGCAGACACGAGGTTTTCCTGGGAGTGCACGAGTCTGCAAGACTACGTCTCGGATGATTCCTTCGACGTTGTCTACTTCTCGCATGTCCTGCAACACCTGGATGACAAGAAGGCCGCGATCCAGAAGGCATATGCCCTGCTCAAGCCCGGCGGTAGCATTGTCATCAAAACGGTCGATGATTCCGCAAAGCTTTCTCATCCAGACGATGCCGATGTCATGCGTCGCTTATTTCGCCTGTATGAAGCGCATGTGCTGCCCCGGGTCGCGCATACGGCGCATACCGATAGAAACTTTGGGGCAAAATGCCCCGCTCTCCTGCGCGATGCCGGGTTCGTGCACATCGCCCTCGATATCGTGCATGCGAATACGGTGGGCATGTCCGTCGATCAAAGACGTGGCCTGTTCGAACGCATGACGTATTTCAGACGCGCCAAGCCACAGGGGCTCGAACAGGATATCTCGCAAGAGATGGACGAGCTTCTCGTGCAGTGGGAGTCGATGTTCGAGGATGAGGGCTATCTGTTCGATACTCCGACCTTCGTCATCACGGCTCGTAAACCAGACGGGGGTCATGATGACGACGTCCTGAAATCGGAGCAAGCCATTGGCACCTTGCCGATAGAGCTCGGTGGCGGCATCTCCGCACAGCCCATGCACGAGTCTCATCTGGGGCAGGTCATGGCAATCGAAACGGCATCGTTTCCGGATCCGTGGAGTCCCCTCGCCTATGTGAGCGAGCTGCGTTACAACCACGATGCGCGCTACGAGGTGATCGTGGACCGTGCGGGGGCGGTGCTGGGCTATGTCGGCGTGTGGGTACGGGGCGACGAATCCTACATTTGCCAGATTGCCGTTGCGCAAGCGGCGCGAAGGCAGGGTCTGGGGAGGCTACTCGTCATCAGAGCCGCACAGATGAGCCGCGTACGCGGAGCGCATGTATTGCGTCTGACCGTGCGCGAGAGCAACGCGGATGCTATCGCCTTCTACAGGGCCCTGGGCTTTCGCAGCATCGGCACTTTGGAATCCTATTACGCAAACCCACTCGAGAACGGTCTCGAGATGGCGATGGAGCTGTAG
- a CDS encoding dehydrogenase has product MINELNKDLYKTDWRWFEDGYEVTRTSVWTGPGCHNGCGVLAYAKDGKLERVEGDPNFAYNQGRLCLRCLNMVEQIYNHDRMKWPLLLDGEKGSNKWKRVTWDEALDFIEEAFQDCCRIIRDEFGGIGPEGVVALSGTGRNAMWQGAMVLRTAFGSPNMSFGFLSADSCYQPRMTANLLQEGDCWILDNAQLHPDRYNNAEWVKPEVVIVWANQPLASNPDGFMGHWLIDLMRMGTKFVVVDPALTWLASKADIWLQIRPGTDCALALGMLNVIINEDLYDHDWTEKWTYGFESLVERVQEYPTDKVAEICWVEEQDIIDAARMYAQAKPAGIQWGLAIDMQISAMEASNAIDDMVAICGNLDVPGGNVLVRYAYNSSKKYGAGLEFISPEMLDRRIGTTQSPIHKAGYTPFIPPDLLLEAMETGVPYRPQLIWVEQTNPIANMAGDAPRVYKAWKNIKYTIVADYYLTPTAVAFADCVLPMAMSIERDSYRSWWQPLRTITASAGRYYECKSDEELVVTMGKRFNPEFYGQFETTEDFLTWMIQDEGNGVDYTFQDLKEKVYDWWDWNETYRKYEKGLLREDGNPGFVTATGLFEIYSPLFDVWGFDPLPHHMEPYESPYRTPELFKEYPLIYTSGHRHIGLFHSEHRQLPHMRQIHPTAICDISPELAEELGVVEGEWVWFENPRGRCKQQAHIAPGLMPNLVRARHGWWFPEEEAAEPHLYGVFDCNANNLTTMGVYGPTHYGAPYKSTLCKCYKVTPENDHSETEVITTEPLTGFHFTRFEGV; this is encoded by the coding sequence ATGATCAATGAGCTGAACAAAGACTTGTACAAGACAGATTGGCGTTGGTTCGAAGATGGATACGAGGTAACGCGTACTTCTGTTTGGACTGGTCCTGGCTGTCACAATGGCTGCGGCGTTCTCGCCTACGCAAAGGATGGCAAGCTCGAGCGCGTTGAGGGCGATCCCAATTTCGCATACAACCAGGGTCGTCTCTGCCTACGCTGTCTCAACATGGTTGAGCAGATCTACAACCATGATCGCATGAAATGGCCGCTGCTCCTGGACGGAGAAAAGGGTTCGAACAAGTGGAAGCGCGTAACCTGGGACGAGGCTCTCGATTTTATCGAAGAGGCCTTCCAGGATTGCTGCCGCATCATTCGTGATGAGTTCGGCGGAATCGGCCCCGAGGGCGTCGTCGCCCTTTCGGGTACTGGCCGTAACGCCATGTGGCAGGGCGCCATGGTTCTGCGTACCGCCTTTGGTTCGCCGAACATGTCCTTCGGCTTCCTTTCGGCAGACTCCTGCTATCAGCCGCGCATGACCGCGAACCTGCTGCAGGAAGGTGACTGCTGGATTCTCGATAACGCCCAGCTGCACCCCGACCGTTATAACAATGCGGAGTGGGTCAAGCCCGAGGTCGTCATCGTATGGGCTAACCAGCCGCTCGCATCCAACCCGGACGGTTTCATGGGCCACTGGCTCATCGACCTCATGCGCATGGGCACGAAGTTCGTCGTCGTCGATCCCGCGCTGACCTGGCTTGCTTCCAAGGCTGACATCTGGCTGCAGATTCGTCCTGGTACTGACTGCGCGCTTGCCCTCGGCATGCTCAACGTCATTATCAACGAGGATCTGTACGATCATGACTGGACCGAGAAGTGGACCTACGGTTTCGAGTCGCTCGTCGAGCGTGTCCAGGAGTATCCGACCGACAAGGTCGCCGAGATCTGCTGGGTCGAGGAGCAGGACATCATCGATGCCGCTCGCATGTACGCCCAGGCCAAGCCCGCTGGCATTCAGTGGGGCCTTGCCATCGACATGCAGATTTCCGCCATGGAGGCGTCCAACGCCATTGACGACATGGTCGCCATTTGCGGTAACCTCGACGTTCCTGGCGGCAACGTGCTGGTTCGCTACGCCTACAACTCCTCCAAGAAGTATGGCGCCGGCCTCGAGTTTATCTCCCCCGAGATGCTCGACCGCCGCATTGGCACGACGCAGTCCCCGATCCACAAGGCGGGCTACACGCCGTTCATCCCGCCCGATCTGCTGCTCGAGGCCATGGAGACTGGCGTCCCCTATCGCCCGCAGCTCATCTGGGTCGAGCAGACCAACCCGATTGCCAACATGGCCGGCGATGCTCCGCGCGTCTACAAGGCATGGAAGAACATCAAGTACACGATCGTTGCCGATTACTACTTGACCCCGACTGCCGTCGCATTTGCCGACTGCGTCCTTCCGATGGCAATGTCCATCGAGCGCGATTCCTATCGTTCTTGGTGGCAGCCGCTGCGTACCATCACCGCGTCCGCCGGTCGCTACTACGAGTGCAAGTCTGACGAAGAGCTCGTTGTCACGATGGGCAAGCGCTTCAACCCCGAGTTCTACGGCCAGTTCGAGACGACCGAGGACTTCCTCACCTGGATGATCCAGGACGAGGGCAACGGCGTCGACTACACCTTCCAGGACCTCAAGGAGAAGGTGTACGACTGGTGGGATTGGAACGAGACGTATCGCAAGTACGAGAAGGGCCTGCTCCGCGAGGATGGCAATCCCGGCTTCGTTACCGCGACCGGCCTCTTCGAGATCTACTCGCCGCTGTTCGACGTCTGGGGCTTCGATCCGCTGCCGCATCACATGGAGCCCTACGAGTCGCCGTATCGCACTCCGGAACTCTTCAAGGAGTATCCGCTCATCTACACGTCCGGACACCGCCACATCGGCCTGTTCCACTCCGAGCATCGTCAGTTGCCGCACATGCGTCAGATTCATCCGACGGCCATCTGCGACATCTCGCCCGAGCTCGCCGAGGAGCTTGGCGTCGTCGAGGGCGAGTGGGTCTGGTTCGAGAACCCCCGCGGTAGGTGCAAGCAGCAGGCTCACATCGCTCCTGGCCTGATGCCCAACCTGGTCCGTGCCCGTCACGGCTGGTGGTTCCCCGAGGAGGAGGCGGCCGAGCCGCATCTGTATGGCGTGTTTGACTGCAACGCCAATAACCTCACCACCATGGGCGTCTATGGCCCGACTCACTATGGTGCTCCCTACAAGTCGACCCTGTGCAAGTGCTACAAGGTGACGCCGGAGAACGACCATAGCGAGACCGAGGTCATCACGACCGAGCCCCTTACCGGCTTCCACTTCACGCGCTTTGAGGGGGTGTAA
- a CDS encoding oxidoreductase, with the protein MLIDYEFCTDCHSCEIACQMHLNLEPEQWGIKTLEYGPTKNVKGDWEWTYVPMPTDLCDGCADRVAEGRLPMCVHHCQSGVMFYGPIEELAKKAAEKPKMVLFTLDQDK; encoded by the coding sequence CTGCTCATTGACTACGAGTTCTGCACTGATTGCCACTCCTGCGAGATTGCGTGCCAGATGCACCTTAATCTGGAGCCTGAGCAGTGGGGTATCAAGACCCTCGAGTACGGTCCGACCAAGAACGTCAAGGGCGACTGGGAGTGGACGTATGTCCCGATGCCCACCGACCTGTGCGATGGCTGCGCGGACCGCGTCGCCGAGGGACGACTTCCCATGTGCGTGCATCATTGCCAGTCCGGTGTCATGTTCTATGGCCCGATCGAAGAGCTGGCAAAGAAGGCCGCCGAGAAGCCGAAGATGGTCCTTTTCACGCTGGACCAGGACAAATA